A window of Dehalococcoidia bacterium contains these coding sequences:
- a CDS encoding type II toxin-antitoxin system VapB family antitoxin: MKTTIDINDALLDQAMKVTGARTKREAVEAGLKELVRKNSLTALRQELGTFDLDLSLEELGRLRNE; the protein is encoded by the coding sequence ATGAAGACCACCATTGATATCAACGACGCTCTCCTGGATCAGGCCATGAAGGTGACCGGGGCCAGGACTAAACGAGAGGCGGTTGAAGCAGGACTCAAAGAACTGGTTCGGAAGAATAGTCTGACGGCGCTGCGCCAGGAGCTGGGGACGTTTGATCTGGATCTCTCACTGGAGGAACTGGGGCGATTGAGGAATGAGTAA
- a CDS encoding Fe-S-containing hydro-lyase: MTLRITSPIDSKTIEKLKAGDQVLLSGVIYVARDSAHKRIVEALDKGQTPPFDPKGQTIYYMGPSPAKPGNVIGAAGPTTSGRMDAYAPRMMKEGIKAMIGKGLRTKEVKDAMKQYKAVYFAAIGGAGALISKSIKKNELVAYEELGAEAVRRLEVEDLPLTVINDIYGGDLYEEGMAKYKVAVS, encoded by the coding sequence ATGACATTGCGTATCACTTCGCCAATAGATAGTAAGACCATTGAGAAACTTAAAGCCGGTGATCAGGTTCTGCTCAGCGGCGTCATCTATGTGGCTCGCGATTCGGCGCATAAGCGAATTGTGGAGGCGCTGGATAAAGGCCAGACGCCGCCTTTCGACCCCAAGGGCCAGACCATCTACTACATGGGCCCTTCACCCGCCAAGCCGGGAAACGTGATCGGCGCAGCCGGACCCACTACCAGCGGTCGGATGGACGCTTACGCTCCGCGTATGATGAAGGAAGGAATCAAGGCAATGATCGGCAAAGGGTTGCGCACCAAGGAAGTCAAAGACGCCATGAAGCAATACAAAGCCGTCTATTTCGCCGCCATCGGGGGAGCCGGGGCGCTGATTTCCAAGTCCATCAAGAAGAATGAGCTGGTCGCTTACGAGGAACTGGGGGCCGAAGCCGTCAGAAGGCTTGAAGTGGAAGACCTCCCCCTGACGGTGATCAACGATATCTATGGCGGTGACCTTTACGAAGAGGGGATGGCCAAATATAAAGTGGCCGTCAGCTAG
- a CDS encoding PIN domain nuclease produces the protein MSNRVLIDTSVWILALRQSPVAAIRGRVEGLLAEERVAITPINCLELLGGTRSEVEFDRLKNRLDALHRIEITQEVWEESAKLGFNLRRAGKTIPNTDLIIASAAILAGATLLHADRHFDLVAEETPLSVESLVHLI, from the coding sequence ATGAGTAACCGGGTACTTATCGATACCTCGGTCTGGATTCTAGCCTTGAGGCAATCACCTGTTGCGGCGATCAGGGGAAGGGTGGAAGGATTACTGGCCGAGGAAAGGGTAGCCATCACTCCCATCAATTGTCTGGAATTGCTCGGCGGGACAAGATCGGAGGTGGAGTTTGATCGCCTCAAAAACCGCCTGGATGCGCTGCACCGGATAGAAATCACTCAAGAGGTCTGGGAAGAGTCAGCGAAGCTGGGATTTAACTTGAGAAGGGCAGGGAAGACGATACCTAATACCGATTTGATCATCGCTTCGGCTGCCATTCTGGCGGGAGCCACGCTGCTTCATGCAGACCGCCATTTCGATCTGGTCGCAGAAGAAACGCCCCTTTCAGTGGAGAGCCTGGTTCATTTGATTTAG